The window AAGGGGGCGTCCTTGGCAGGCAGGTTGAGCTCATCGTTGAAGACGACATCTGCAAGCCGGAAGTGGCTACAAATACTGCGACAAAACTGGTTTCACAAGACGTCAGGTTTGTCATCGGCCATATCTGCAGCGGCGCCACCAAGGCGGCGCTCGGCATTTACAAGGATGCAAAGGTCCTCGTCATTTCGCCTTCGGCAACGAATCCGGAATTGACACAAAGCGGCGCTTACCCGAATTTCTATCGGACCATAGCCTCTGATGACGCCCAGGCCCGTCTGGAGGTGGAATTTGCGATCAGCAAATTAAAGGTAAAGAAAATAGCGGTGCTGCACGACAAGGGCGATTATGGAAAGGGTCTTGCTGAATTCGCGAAGAAATTCATTGATGATTCCAAGAAGGCTTCGGTTGTTCTTTTTGAGGGCGTTACCCCCGGAGCTGTTGACTATTCGGCCGTTGTTCAGAAAATCAAGCGTTCCGGCGCCGAAGCGGTCATTTATGGAGGATACCATCCGGAGGCCTCTTTAATCGTTGCCCAGATGCGCAAAAAAAAGATGAGCACCCCTTTTATCTCCGACGATGGGGTAAAGGACATCACCTTCATCAAGGTCGCCGGGAAATACGCTGAAGGGGTTTATGCAACAGGCCCAAGGGATACCTCTAACAACCCCCTGACCGTAGCCGCGAACGAGCTCCACAAGAAAACATACGGCACGGACGCGGGCGCTTTTTATTTAAACGGTTACGC of the Syntrophales bacterium genome contains:
- a CDS encoding branched-chain amino acid ABC transporter substrate-binding protein; the protein is MKRFYIRAIFAAFFSVVSVGFLVYGDVFAAETIKLGVAGAHSGDLASYGLPTVKAAELVVKEINAKGGVLGRQVELIVEDDICKPEVATNTATKLVSQDVRFVIGHICSGATKAALGIYKDAKVLVISPSATNPELTQSGAYPNFYRTIASDDAQARLEVEFAISKLKVKKIAVLHDKGDYGKGLAEFAKKFIDDSKKASVVLFEGVTPGAVDYSAVVQKIKRSGAEAVIYGGYHPEASLIVAQMRKKKMSTPFISDDGVKDITFIKVAGKYAEGVYATGPRDTSNNPLTVAANELHKKTYGTDAGAFYLNGYAATQAMLNAIQKASSTDYDAVGKALKTQLVETPLGKIKFDKRGDAIGVGFSIYQVQKGDYVELK